The Nitrospira sp. SG-bin1 sequence CATCAAACGTGTGCTGATCCGCCATCCGCCATGCCGTCAATGCGAGCGCCTCCATGGCGAAGAGATTCGCAGCCATGCGGCCCAGCCTCATGCGTTGCGTCTGTCTTGTGCCCAGAGGTTGCTGGAAGGTGAGTCGTTGGTTGGCCCGATCGAGCGTGGGTTGCCAAGCTTGTTTCGCCATGCCCAAGCAAATGGCGGGAATACTGACCGCCCGGCCGACGTTGAGGATGCTCAACGCGTACTTGAGCCCTCGACCTACTTCACCGATGACATTCCCGGCAGGAATGTGAACGTCCGTGAACGTCATGTGGGCGTTTTCGATGCCTCGGCAGCCCTCGAACTGGCAGTGCTGTCGAATATGGACGCCGGATGCCTGCATATCGAGGATGAAGGCGGTGTGAACCTGCTCATCGGCTCCTTCGCCGTTGGGAACCGGTTCCCACGCGGTCTGCCCGTTCTGTTGTGTCCGCTTGGCCGGCACCCGTGCGATCAGCGTCACATAACGGGCGATGGGGCCGTTCGTGCACCACAGCTTTTCGCCGTTTACGACGAACATCGTCCCGGTGGCATCCAAGATAGCCTCCGTCGCGATGTTTGCGGCGTCAGACCCGGTGATCGGTTCCGTGAGGGCGAAAGCGGACACGGCTTCCCGCGCAACAAGGGGGAGGTACGTGCGCCGCTGCTCCTCGCTGCCGAACATGAGGATCGGCATCGCGATGCCGATCGATTGCGGCACGGCGACGGTGAGAGCCAGCGCGTTGTTCCAGCTCGCCATGAGCATGAGGGCGCGTCCGTAGTTCGTGTACGAGAATCCGAGCCCGCCGTACTCTCGTGGGATCTTCATGCCGAAGGCACCGAGTGCAAAGAGTCCTTTCAGAACGGAGTCGGGGATCCTCACGGTCCGTTCGATTTCATCGGGATCGACATGCGTCGTGAGAAACGTTTCCAGGCGGGGGCGGAATGCTTCCCACGCAGCCTCATCTTCCGGTGACTCTTCCGGCATGAGCAGGAGTGAAAAGTCGGGCATTCCGGCAAACAGCCCCGCCATAAAACTCTGGCCTGTCAACCGCTCTCGGACCTCTTCGATCCGCTCGAACCCTTTGAATAGGGTGGCCATGATGGTTCCTCAGACGGTCATCGGTTCCGGGGATGATGATTCTTGGATCTCAGCAAATCGCGCCGTGAAGTGGCGCAGCATCGGCGCTTCATAGGTCAAGGTCAGGCCATGAATCCGGTCACGTTGCCGGTAGAGTTCGATGATCGACTCCGCGACATACGTGATCTGCATGTTCGTATAGACTCGGCGCGGAATAGCCAACCGGACCATCTCCAGTTCGGGATGAATCGTGCGGCCGGTTGTCGGCTCCTTCTTCCCGAACATCACCGTGCCGATTTCGACTCCTCGAATCCCATATTCCCGATAGAGAGCGACGGCCAACGATTGCGCGGGAAAGTGATCTTGCGGAATCTGCGGAAGAAACGCTTTGGCGTTGAGATAGACGGCGTGGCCGCCGATCGGTTTGAGGATGGGCACGCCGGCTTGATCCAGCAACTCTCCCAAATAGCGCACTTGCCCGATCCGGAAGCTCAAGTAATCCTCGTCCAATACTTCTTGCAACCCTCTGGCCATCGCTTCAAGATCACGGCCCGCCAATCCCCCGTAGGTTGGAAAGCCCTCAACCAGGATGAGCATGTTGGTAATGTCCTGCGCCCATTGCCCGTCGTTCAGGCTCAGAAATCCACCGATGTTCACAAGGCCGTCTTTCTTCGCGGACATTGTACAGCCGTCTCCGTAGCTGAAGAGTTCCCGAGCGATGTCGAGGATGGATATGTCGGCGTATCCTGGTTCACGCTCTTTGATGAAGTAGCAGTTTTCGGCAAATCGACAGGCGTCGAAGAAGAGGGGGATTTCGTAGTGATCGAGCAGTGCCTTGGTTCGTCGGATATTTTCCATCGAAACCGGTTGACCTCCACCGCTGTTATTCGTGATGGTCATCATCACGAGCGGAATGGTGTCCGGGCCCACTCGAGCGATCGTTGCCTCTAATCGAACCAGATCGATGTTGCCCTTGAACGGCAATTCGCGATGAGGGTCGTACGCCTCCTTGATGACGACATCGAGTGCTTCCGCACCCTGATGTTCGACGTTGGCCCTCGTCGTGTCGAAATGGATGTTGTTGGGGACGCACATGCCCGGCTTGACGACCGTCGAGAAGAGAAGATTCTCGGCCATGCGCCCCTGGTGCGTAGGAATGACATGCTTGTACCCGAAAATGGACCGAACAGTCTCTTCGAAGTGGTAGTAGTTCTTGCTGCCGGCATAAGACTCATCCCCGATCATCAGTCCCGCCCATTGCCGGTCGCTCATGGCCGATGTCCCGCTATCGGTCAGCAGATCAACGTAGACACTCTCGGCGGGGACCTGAAAGAGATTGTACCCTGCCTTGCCGAGCAATCGATCCCGCTCCTCGCGCGTCGTGCGACGAATAGGTTCCACGACCTTGATCTTGAACGGCTCGGAGGGAAATTTCATCGGACAGACCTTTTGAATCGCGCCAATTCCGTCCTGAAGGCGTGAGCGTCGCTATATTCGAACACATATCGGGTCATGTCGAAGAGGGGAGCGGGATCGAGGTCGCGCAGCAAGTCCGGTTTCCAGGTGATCTCCAATTGGTTGATCATCGTGATGGGGGTCGGCGGGCCGACCACCCCCAACTGCACCTGGCCGTAGGATTGGGAGAAGATAAGAATCTCCCTGTCGAACATGGCGGCATTGAGATCCCTCGCCGCGCCTTGTCGTCTGTAATCTTCCTCAAAGCGCTTGAACGCAGGAGCACGTTCCAACTCCTCTCGAAACGCATAGAGTATCTTGATCCCGGCCCGCTGTTGATCGTCCATGACCTGTATGGCGTCAGTCACGACCGGCTCCTCGGTCATTTGTTCTCGCGTCAGGACCAATAAGCGGCGGATGATGACACCGCGCTTCACGGCCTCCTGGTTCGCCAAGAGGTAATTCGGATAGAGCGCCTCGCCCTTCTTCCAGATATTCCATCGCTCCATCAACGCATCGATCGAATGTTCCGCCGTTTGGACCAACCGGACGGCCTCGGCATTCGCCTCGGCTCCTCGATAGGTTAAGGTCTGCGTTTCCAGCTCACGCAGTTCTTTTCCGATGGCCGCCACTTTACGTGGAATATATTTGGGGCTCTTGGGAACATGGAGCATCACATCGACTGCCGTCAGCGCGAGGGTCCAGTATTCCTTTGCTTGTTTCGGGGCTTTGTCCTTTTGAGCGATCAGGAGCAGTTCGACCGGGTTCTTGTTCAGCAGCTTGGCGATCTTGATGCACAACTCAGGTTTGGGAATTTTAAGTCCACGGCGCATCAGGTTGGCTTCCGGCTGGGCGATCCCAAGCTTCTCTGCCAGTGCATAATCGCTGCTCAACCCATACCGCTCCTTGACTAATTCGAAGTATTCCGCCATTTCCGTCATGCCGACCTCACCATGGGGTGATCTTCATAATCTAGAGGCGATCTGGATGAAACGCCGTTCCAACTTCTCTCGTTCAGTGCTGCATGCGAAATCCGGCCAACTGTTCTCTCGTCGTGGACCCGAGCTGGTCGTCCTGACTGTGTCCGGCCGGGTGCCAGGCCAAGATTCCGTCTTCCAACCACTCTGCCTTACCGGCGAGAATATCCTGCGCCAAACGGAACACGCGCGAGTCGTCCTGCTGTAACGATGGTCTAAAAGAGAGCAAGGGCTTCGGATTGAACTCATCTTCAACTTGTGAACAGAAGTGCTGTACCAGCCCGTCGGCCAACTGATCATTCCGGGAGGGCTGCTGTCGCGATGCGTACCACAATAGCGATTCCATCGCAAAGAGTTGCATTCCGGCTTTGACCAGGCGCGTCATCAAGAGTTGCTTACGTGCAAGGCCTTGACGATGACGGGCTGCGGCCCACAGCGACTTCTGCGCGAGTTCTCGGGACTTCTTCGTGACAAACCTTTCCCACGCCGATTCGGATGCGGCAGAGGCCGGCCATTCTCCGATCGGAGGCAAGCGATTGAGGGAGCGGCTTGCGACT is a genomic window containing:
- a CDS encoding tyrosine phenol-lyase; the protein is MKFPSEPFKIKVVEPIRRTTREERDRLLGKAGYNLFQVPAESVYVDLLTDSGTSAMSDRQWAGLMIGDESYAGSKNYYHFEETVRSIFGYKHVIPTHQGRMAENLLFSTVVKPGMCVPNNIHFDTTRANVEHQGAEALDVVIKEAYDPHRELPFKGNIDLVRLEATIARVGPDTIPLVMMTITNNSGGGQPVSMENIRRTKALLDHYEIPLFFDACRFAENCYFIKEREPGYADISILDIARELFSYGDGCTMSAKKDGLVNIGGFLSLNDGQWAQDITNMLILVEGFPTYGGLAGRDLEAMARGLQEVLDEDYLSFRIGQVRYLGELLDQAGVPILKPIGGHAVYLNAKAFLPQIPQDHFPAQSLAVALYREYGIRGVEIGTVMFGKKEPTTGRTIHPELEMVRLAIPRRVYTNMQITYVAESIIELYRQRDRIHGLTLTYEAPMLRHFTARFAEIQESSSPEPMTV